GCGCGTGTCGTACATCACCAGCCCGGGCAACGGCGAGGGCGCCGGCTGGCGCGAGCGCGTTGGCCTGCCGCGCGGCGGGCCCGCGGCGGCTATCACAACTAAGGCCATCCTGCGCTTTGGTCAGGATAGCGAGGCGTACCTGGCGTCGGTGCATCCCGGCGTCAGCGTGGAGGATGTTGTAGCCAACACCGGCTGGAAGCTGCGCGTGGCGGGGGATGTTTCCGAGACCGCGCCGCCCACGGCGGCCGAGTTGGCTGCTATCCGCGAATACGACAAGAAGGGATTCTGGACGAGTTAGGTAGATGCACAAGCTTCGGACAATGCGGGAAGTCGTCGCCGAGCTGGTCCCCGACGGCTGCTCGGTGGCGCTCGGCCTGCAGATGGAGCAGATGATCCCCTTCGCCGCGGGGCATGAGATCATCCGCCAGAAGCGGCGCAACCTGACGCTGATTGGGCCCATCTCCGACGTCCTGTTCGACCAGCTCATCGGCGCCGGGTGCGCGGAGCGGGTAATCGCCGCCTGGGTGGGCAACGTGGTGATGGGCTCCGCCTACAACTTCCGCCGGGCCTGCGAAGAGGAGAACCCGGGGACGCCCGGCCAGAAGCTAAAGGTCACGAACATGTCCAACTTTTCGGTCGCGCTGGCGCTCCAGGCGGCGGCCATGGGCGTCCCTTTCCTGCCCACGCGGACTGCGCTGGGCTCGGACGTGGCGCGCGAGAACGAGTTCTTCGTGGAGATGGAGTCGCCGTTTGCGGGTGGGGACGGGTCTGTGACCCGTCCCGGGCGGGTCGGAGATCCGCCCCTACACGAGAAGCTGCACGCCGTGAAGGCTATTGTTCCGGACGTCGTCATCGTGCACGTGCAGCGCGCCGACGCCCAAGGCAATGCCCACTGCTGGGGAGGCTTCGGAGTGATGCTCGAGGGCGTGCGCGCGGCCAAGCGGGTGATTGTCGTCGCCGAGGAGATCGTCCCGGCCGAAGTCATCTCCAGCGACCCCAACCGCACCGTTATTCCTGG
This portion of the Terriglobales bacterium genome encodes:
- a CDS encoding CoA-transferase, with amino-acid sequence MREVVAELVPDGCSVALGLQMEQMIPFAAGHEIIRQKRRNLTLIGPISDVLFDQLIGAGCAERVIAAWVGNVVMGSAYNFRRACEEENPGTPGQKLKVTNMSNFSVALALQAAAMGVPFLPTRTALGSDVARENEFFVEMESPFAGGDGSVTRPGRVGDPPLHEKLHAVKAIVPDVVIVHVQRADAQGNAHCWGGFGVMLEGVRAAKRVIVVAEEIVPAEVISSDPNRTVIPG